TTGGGTAAAGTGATCTGACTGAAGATGTAGAagtcttaaatgtgttaatcagacagaatcagaatcagaatcagaagagctttattgccaagtacgatttgcacatacaaggaatttgttctggtgtcattggcgcataacaagcatacaacattttttaaaagtgaacagtaaacgtatatatacacagtatataaatgtttttaaagatgaaaaagagcactacagaaagagcagacagagctgacagacagacagacagacgactttattgatccctttgggaggttccctcggggaaattaacagctccaacatcaacacacagcactgttaagatTAGAGTCACCCTTTacaggagactggaaagagaaacaccccaggtaccgaacaccataaaatatagaatagaataaaataagctaaaaataaagataaaataaaaatctagaTCTTTAAAGAGGAGAGGGGCCTGTACCAGGACAAGGTCTTCTGCTTTGTCCATCTGagtgttcaggagtttctggctgctCTTCATGTTCATCTGACCTCCATCACCTCTGGAACAAATCTGTTGTCAGAAGAACCAACAACGAGCCAGTGGTCCAgaccatttagaaaaaaacgCCAGCGctccatacaaacaaacaaacctgaactgAATCATCTGCACCAGAGTGCTGTGGACGAGGCCTTACTGAGTCCAAATGGACACCTGGACTTGTCCCTCCGCTTCCTCCTGGGTCTTTCACTGGAGACCAATCAGAAGGTCTTAAGAGGTCtactgacacaaacaggaagtggttcaaagaccaatcagaaaacagttgagtacatcaagaagaagatcagtgagaatctgtcagcagagagaagcatcAACCTGTTCCACTGTCTGAATGAACTGAACCATCGTTCTCTTGTGGAGGAGATCCAAGAGTCCCTCACATCAGGACGCCTGTCCACAAAGACACTGTCTCCTGCTCAGTGGTCAGCTCTGGTCTTCATCTTACTGTCTACAGGAAAAGATCTGGAAGAGTTTGACCTGAAGAAATACTCTGCTTCAGAGGAG
Above is a genomic segment from Solea senegalensis isolate Sse05_10M unplaced genomic scaffold, IFAPA_SoseM_1 scf7180000013854, whole genome shotgun sequence containing:
- the LOC122760642 gene encoding NLR family CARD domain-containing protein 3-like, with protein sequence MEIFKEERGLYQDKVFCFVHLSVQEFLAALHVHLTSITSGTNLLSEEPTTSQWSRPFRKKRQRSIQTNKPELNHLHQSAVDEALLSPNGHLDLSLRFLLGLSLETNQKVLRGLLTQTGSGSKTNQKTVEYIKKKISENLSAERSINLFHCLNELNHRSLVEEIQESLTSGRLSTKTLSPAQWSALVFILLSTGKDLEEFDLKKYSASEEALLKLLPVVKASNKALLSGCNLSERSCDALSSVLSSVSSSLRHVDLCNNRLQDSGVKLLCDGL